The Epinephelus lanceolatus isolate andai-2023 chromosome 14, ASM4190304v1, whole genome shotgun sequence region TGCATGGCTCTCTTGGGCAAGACTGCTGACTGGCCTAGGCCCAGCTGCTTCGCCGTCAGTCTCAGGAGCAGTTTCTCCCCGACACCCCGAGGGAGTGACAAGTCTGCCTTCTCCCACACCGGCAGAGAATTCAAGTAGCTCACCACATCCTCGTCCAAGTAGGGAAATCTGCAGATGCCAGAGTTACATTTGTCAGAAACTCTACCCAGGGGTGTCGAACTCATTTCAGTTCATACAGCCCAGGTTGATCTCAAGTGGGTCAGACCAGTGAAACCACTGCATGATAACCTGTAAATAACACCTACAAATGTATCCCCCTTTTTTTAGAGTAAAGACGTACAAATAGTCTACATTCTGAACACGTTCACAATTAATGAAcaatccatttaaaaaaaaaacaaaaaaaacatgatgaacAGCCTCATGTCTGATGTCTTATGAAAACTAAGTACAATTTCAACAGTATATCTTTTTCAGCATGCAACTCACCCCTAGAGTATGGATTTGATGCTGATGCTATCTGGTTAGCAGTTAAGTATCTAGCTTTCACAGCTTTTTTAGTTATACCTGTTGCCAGGTAAAATATGCAATTTCACGCACTTTTGGTTCTGGTAATATGTAATGGGAACTTAAAACAGGTGCCACACTTACCTGGCCTCTTTCCCATGGTCCCCTATCACTCTGTCATCTCTTCCCAAATTCCTGGAAGGGATCCTGCTCAGCTCCATGGCCAGTTCCTGGATCAGTCCCTCATGTCCAGACATCTTAAATCGGACTCTGTGTCTTGAGTAACCTGCCAGCTGCTCATCTGCTCCGATTCCTGTCAGAATTACCTGCAGTCATAAAGCAGCAACACAGAACAGCAGGTCAATGTGGTTGTTGGGAATTGTGAAACATCTCTTGatttcaatttgtttttgttctatTATCAGTAAGAAATGATGCATTTGTGACTTTATATTTTTGCAATGATTGTGACCCTACTGTTTATCCCTTTGCACTCACACCTGTGTTATAGCCCAGTGGACAGTTGCATCAAATCCCCTGCATTGATAAAAAGTTAAACAAAGCTCAGAAGCCTTTGCTCCTGGAAAGTGCGAAGTTTGGTGTTTGTACCTCACCTTTGCTGTTGATGTGAAGGGCCTCCGGTCACTGTCCTCTGCGATGAACCCTGTCCCTCTTGCTGCAAACCACACAGCACATCCAATGCTGTCATCAAGCACCGTATCCAATGGATGCACCAAATGACAAATGCGCTCCTGGCGGACTTCCTGCAACTCCTCTTTTGTTACATTGATTTCGACAAAATTCCATCTTCTTTCAGGATTCAAGTCTTGTAATTCCTGAAGGCCAGCTTTTCCGGTGATTCTGTCTGGAACATTAAAGGGGCTGGATATTTGGGGATCAGCTTCATCACTCTTAGAATCTGTTGGCTTGTATTTGTGCTTTTTGGGTTTCTTTGCAGACTCTTTCTGCTTCTTTGGCTCCTGTAGCTTGAATGCTACATTCAGAAGGTCTATTGGTTGATGAGCAGGTACGTGACGGTCAGCTAAGGCAGCCAGGATCATTGAATCAATACCTCCTGAAAAAAGTATAGCAATACTAGCATTGTTAGTAGAGGGAGGGCACTCTTCTTGTACCCTGAATGGCAAAGACTGAACACGTCGCCTTACTGCCTCACTGAGAACATCAATAAGATGGTTCACctcactgtttttctctttgcttGCAAGCAGCTGCTCCAGATCCTGAACACATGAATATGACTTTGGATCAATTTCTTTCTCATTTAATGACTCTGGAATGGATGTATTTAGAGGACACACAGGTGAGGTGAGTACAAGGCCAGACTGGTTCATCACAGCAGCGCAGCCACTGGGGACAGACTCCAATATAGTTTGACTGCAGCTCAAGACTAGATCATTTCCCCCATGAGCCCAGGGATAAACCTCAAATGTCACAGAGCCAGCTTCTGTAACTGCCTTCAGGTCAATCCGATACACACCAACTGCTGGGACCTCTTGCCAAGCAGACTGTGCATGTCCAGAGCTGTGGGCTGCCACAGAAGTCAGGGTCAAGGCCTGGTCCTCCGCATCGAATTTCCACAGCAAACTCCGCCTACCAAGGAAGTCTCTGCCAAACCAGAGGTAGTCTCCAGCCCTCTGGTAGTAAACAAACCCCCATGGTCCACGTACACGGGACAGGACTGACAAAATCTCTGAAGAGCTACTGCAGGATGAAAGCCGCTGTGAGACAACAGCAGTGTCATTTTCCTCTGGCAGCACTGGGAGACCGCCAAAAATCTCCCCGTTCCACACCAGGACATTTCCAGTGTTGTCTTGTACTGGCTGGGGTGTGAGAAGACCTCTCATGTGAAGAACATGGGCAGAGAATAAACACTGATAGCAGGGATTTGTGCCTCTGACTGTGAGATCCTGATTCCAGTTGGGCCCTCTTCTCTGCAAATGTTCATGGACTGTTTTGTCCCACTCTAACTGAGCAGGTGACAGACTCAACAGACAGAAGATGCCACACATTGTTGTGGTGAAGGTCAGTCCTACATATCCTGCAGATCCTTTTTCATGCTATCCAGTTCCTCTGGAGACAGAAAATATCATCTGTTATGTCTATCTACAACATGATGGTTTAtggtcaaactttatttgtccaGCCTCGGGTTTTAACAAATAAGACAGACAGATGCCAGATAGTTTATCTATTAAAGTGATATGAATTAACTTAAACGTACAGCTCTCAACTTACTTTTGCATGAACCCAGCGTCTGACTTCTGTCTGCTAGGAAGAAAATGTTACTGTTCCTTTGCTGAATGTAGACTCTCTGATAAAGGAACACATAAGAAATGCACATCAATACATACAGAAATACATATGTTGCTCCTGAGAGAagtctttataaaaaaaaaagaataaacgTTACTTGAGAATTTCTCTTTAGAGATGCGTCTTACAACAAGAAATTCATATTAATTGTTGCCAGAGCATAATTACATTaactaaataactaaataaatatgtCAGTTTCATGTACACTCGCTCACCCTGCTTTTCTTCAGATTAGAGAGCTCGTCCAGTAAAACCTTCTGCTCCTTGATCTGTAAGTGAGTAACGCAAATTATTTCACTGACGTGATGAAAAGGAAACACTTCAGGCAACAAAGTATCTGACTTCGTAAGAAAGATAGTCCCGAAAGTCCGCGTGTTTCAACATTAACGTGTGTTAAATCATAGTTATATCCTGAAATGAGACATGCTACATGTTTACCAGCTAATTTGAGGCTATTACATTAGCCACCAGCAATATGATACGGCCAACACTAACGTTACCTTTTTGTTCAATTCCTCCTTCAATGCAGACTGTCCTTCAAAGTTATCGTCGTTATCCTGActttttgaagacattttggtCAGATTTTCTTTATATTAATGTAAGTGAAGCTAGCTATCCCCAGTGTAAACACATGCTCAGTAGCTTTGAAAGTTTTTCCGGGTGCGGAGGTCTGACCCGTAGAGACTTTACTGCCCCCTGGAGGTGGGCGGTTCAAACATCATTTCCCCATCTCCATGTAAAACTCCATGCACCATGcaaatttatattttaatattttattggtATACACTTGCTTAGTCATAAATGTCTGGTTGAATTCACAATGcattgaaaattaaaaacagaggATAAATCTCCTCATAGAGCACAAATTGCCATGAGTAGGAGGTATCTTTGATTTCTCCTTTCATAGTACAAATATCTGTGTGATGTTAATAAAGAAAACTGACTTCAAGCAGTGTAATTGGGATCTCGTTGTTATACATTTGTAGCCTACCTTTTATTTCTATAGTAGCCTAAACTAAATGACCATGTTAATGCATTCAGAACCCAATTATGttccaaacacaaaaacaatattgTAATGATTGATTTGTACTCTAAATGCACACATTAATCATTAGAAAAAGAATCATTATAATAGcctacttgttttttttctgccccATCCACTGGACAAAGAATTTTAACCCAGAAA contains the following coding sequences:
- the asnsd1 gene encoding asparagine synthetase domain-containing protein 1 → MCGIFCLLSLSPAQLEWDKTVHEHLQRRGPNWNQDLTVRGTNPCYQCLFSAHVLHMRGLLTPQPVQDNTGNVLVWNGEIFGGLPVLPEENDTAVVSQRLSSCSSSSEILSVLSRVRGPWGFVYYQRAGDYLWFGRDFLGRRSLLWKFDAEDQALTLTSVAAHSSGHAQSAWQEVPAVGVYRIDLKAVTEAGSVTFEVYPWAHGGNDLVLSCSQTILESVPSGCAAVMNQSGLVLTSPVCPLNTSIPESLNEKEIDPKSYSCVQDLEQLLASKEKNSEVNHLIDVLSEAVRRRVQSLPFRVQEECPPSTNNASIAILFSGGIDSMILAALADRHVPAHQPIDLLNVAFKLQEPKKQKESAKKPKKHKYKPTDSKSDEADPQISSPFNVPDRITGKAGLQELQDLNPERRWNFVEINVTKEELQEVRQERICHLVHPLDTVLDDSIGCAVWFAARGTGFIAEDSDRRPFTSTAKVILTGIGADEQLAGYSRHRVRFKMSGHEGLIQELAMELSRIPSRNLGRDDRVIGDHGKEARFPYLDEDVVSYLNSLPVWEKADLSLPRGVGEKLLLRLTAKQLGLGQSAVLPKRAMQFGSRIAKMEDSQEKASDKCTRLLTE
- the asdurf gene encoding ASDURF protein; amino-acid sequence: MSSKSQDNDDNFEGQSALKEELNKKIKEQKVLLDELSNLKKSRRVYIQQRNSNIFFLADRSQTLGSCKKELDSMKKDLQDM